The following is a genomic window from Butyricimonas faecihominis.
CCATACGGCAAGGGAGAAATGAAGAAACTAAAACAAAATTATCCCCCCATAAGCTTATTTTCTTTATCTCTCCCTTTCTCATGACAATCGCTCTATAAAAGACTTCACTTCTCATCAAACAACCTTATACACAAATTATTATATTATTTTTTACAAATCCTGTGATAATCACGTAACACATTACTAAAAATTAGTTGTACATTTGTAATGCTCAACATACCAAAGGCGGGGAAACCTGCCAATTTATGACAGGCATTTTTTATGCCCGTTATCCTCATACGGCGGTTTCGTACCCCCGTAGAGAGTGTTAATGCACCTCACACGCCTTTGGTGTTGAGCAACGGGACAGGCGGAACCGTCTTTTTTCTGCCTCCACTAACACAACACATCATGGATAATTTACCTCCAAACTTGAGTCACCACTTGCTAATGTTTCGCAAGGGTACAAGTCATTTTATAATAATTAAAAATTAATTACCATGAAAAGTAATGACATTTCCACTATGACCAAGAGTCAAGATGAACCCCGGCAAAGTTACTATTTAAAATTTGGGAGAAAAACCATTCACGGGCTATCACCCGAAGATTTGAAATCTCTTCACGACACCATAAACGAGTACTTCGATCGAGAAGATGAAGCCTTCCCGGCGAGCATATACCTAGGTCCTGGTTTGGGGCAATTCTCCAAAATCCAAAAGATAACCATTTTTGACAACGGGAGCTTTAACGTGCGTTACAACGTTTCGACGTTTGGAGAAATCATACAATATATATCCGCATTACAACTCCTAGACTTGTTCCTAAATATACTCTCGTTTCTGCAACAAGTTGAAGGAATAGACATACAATGCTCCATCCCGAAAATAAAACCTCGAAAAATAAAGCCGGCACCCACACGCAAGAATAATCGTCATATCCTATTGCTGGAAGAAAACGAGGCGCAAAAGAAAATAGAGATCATCAAAGAAATGCCAATGATCGTGAAAAACGAAACCTTGACAAAGGTAAACATTACACCTCCAATCGAATATGACGTACAAATCAACGATCAATTTTTAGATAACTTATCCCGTGATCAAGTCATGGAAATACAACATATAATTGACGGATTCTTACAGGCAAGAATTTAACAACACGTCGGTCGACGTAAGAAAAAACCTTGCAAATCAGTCGATTTACAAGGTTTTCATTTGCTTTTCGTGAACTCGGCGGGAGTCGAACCCACAACCTCTTGGGCCGTAACCAAGTGCTCTATCCATTAAGCTACGAGTCCTTTTCATTTGAGCGATGCAAAGGTAATATAATTTTCTTCACTTGCTCACTTCTTACGAGAATATTTTTAAATAATTCTTTCTCGTTGAAGATACAAGGGAAATGCTTATTTTTGTACGTTATATTATAAGCATATAACGACAATAAGGAAATATTAATAATCAAACATTAAAATTCACTACAACGATGAGAAAACTATTCATGTGCGTATTATTACTTGCCGGAACCTTAACTTTACAAGCGCAAATAAAAATCGGCAAAATGAAAATCGACACGAAAAAAGCTATTCAAGCCGGGAAAGACGCGGCCGGAGCAATCACTCTTTCCGACGAGGACATTGCTAACATGAGCCAAGAATACATACAATGGATGGACACACATAATAAAGTGGCGGCACCGGATAGCGAATTAGGTAAACGCTTGGCCAAGATCACGGCAAACTTCCCCGAAATTGAAGGGCTGAAACTGAATTTTGCTATATATGAAGTTGTCGATGTCAACGCTTTTGCCTGCGGGGACGGGAGCATCCGTATCTTTGCCGGATTAATGGAGTTAATGACTGATGACGAGGTGTTGGCTGTTATCGGTCATGAGATCGGACACGTGGTACACCAAGACACTAAACACGCCATGAAAAATGCCTATCTTCGCTCGGCTGCCAAGAACGTGGCAGGTGCGGTAAGTGAAACAGCGTCCAAATTGACCGATTCCCAACTGGGAGCGTTGGCAGAGGCTTTCATGGGGGCACAATTCTCACAAAAGCAAGAATTCGCCGCTGATGATTACGCTTTTGATTTCTGCCTTCAACAAAAGGTTGACCCCTACGCCATGTCAAAAGCATTGACCAAACTGGTAGAACTCTCCAATACCGGGGGAGAAAAAGCCTCTCGCATTCAACAGATGTTTTCTACCCACCCGGATAGCGAGGCTCGTGCAGCAAGATTAAAAGAAAGAGCCGATAAATTACAGAAATAAAATACCAGAAAGTCATTGGGTTTATAAAACTTATAAACAAAAGAATGAGGGTGACTTTTAGTCAGCCCCATTCTTTTTTTATCCCCATAAACGGGGACACCTCTCCCCCAAAAGCACCCCCAATATCCTTATTTTTGGTGATGGATTCATATTATCCTACCCTATAACTTTGCATCGACAAAAAGAAGTAAGTGATGAAATGCAGATTTGGGATTATCGAGATTCTTTGTTTATTGGGTTATCTATCTATCGCGCTACCGATTCAAGCGCAAAGTCAAACACAATTTCACCTGCAAGGGAATATAAAAGACGCCAAGACGAACGAATTACTGGAATTCGCAACCGTATTATTAAAGAATGATTCCGTGCAACTTCACGCGATCAGTGATACGAAAGGAAGTTTCAGCATAAAAAACGTTCCAACCGGGACCTACTCTCTTAGCATCTCTTTTATCGGATATACCCCGATACATCAATCCCTGTCCATCCACCGGGATACGACAATTGCAATCGCCTTGCAACCGGACAATATCACGCTAAAAGACATTATTGTCACCGCATCCGAATCCAGAGGCCTTACAACCTCTTCCAAGATTAACCGCAAGGCCATGGAACTCCTGCAACCGTCAAGTTTCACGGATATTCTGGCATTACTGCCGGGCGGAAGAACGAAAGATCCCGCCCTCGGTGGTGTAAACCAAGCCCGTTTGCGGGAAGTTGGTGTTTCCAGCGACGATTACGATATTTCATCATTAGGTACCGCTTTTCTTGTCAACGGGGTACCAATCAACACGGATGCCAACATGCAACACGTGCTGGGAGCCAGTCAAAGCGATCACGATTACTACCGGAACAGCACGGGCAAAGGGGTTGATATGCGTATGGTGTCAACTGATTTCATCGAAAGCGTGGAAGTGATCCGGGGAATTCCTTCCGTTGAATACGGTGAACTGACCAGCGGAGTAATCAAAATCCAACGAAAAGCGGGAGCCCATCCGTGGGAAGCCCGCATAAAATCAGACCCCGAAAGTAAACTCGTGTACCTAGGTAAAGGATTCGCGACAAACAAAGGATGGATATTCAACTTCGGGTTCGATTACTTGGATGCAGAGATCGATCCCCGCAACAATCTGGAAAACTACAAACGTCTCTCCGCAACCACCCACATGGCACGGGTGTGGAAAACAAACACCCGGTCATTATCATGGGATTTGGACTTGGACTACGGGCAATCCATTGATGATGAGAAAAGCGATCCGGACATCAGCTATAAAAAGATAGACAAATACAAATCCAGCTACCACCGGATGTCCGTGTCAAACACGCTGAACTGGGTATTCACCCAATCCCGGCACTGGCAATACGTCAACTTAACCGCCGCCGTGGACTACTCGCTCAACAAAATCAAACAGACTAAATTTATCTCGCTGGATAAAGACACCCCCATTCCCGACAACACGGAAGAAGGCGAACACGACGGGATTTTTCTCCCGTATCGCTATACGGCACATTTAAAAGTGGACGGCAAACCCATCAATGCTTACGTGAAGACGATGAGTGAATTTCACTTCGATCTTTTCAACACCACGAATAAATTGAAAGCGGGAGTTGAATGGCGAATGAGTAAAAACCTAGGGAAAGGTCAGGTGTACGACCTGACACGGCCTCTTTATCCCTCGACCTCCTATCGCCCCAGACCGTATGACGAGATTCCGGCAGATCACCTGTTATCGTTTTTCATCGAGGACCGGATTGATATTCCTATCGACCGGCATCGGCTGATCGTGGCCGGGGGTATACGTGCCTTCTCCCCGCTCAACTTGGATGCGGAGTACCGGATGCAGGGTAAAATATACTTCGATCCCCGGGTAAACGCACAATGGAAATTCCCGACCCTGTTTCTCTTCGACCGACAATTAAACATCCAACTTGTCGGCGGGATCGGATGGCAAAGAAAAATGCCCGTGATGTCACAACTCTACCCGGAGAAGATCTATTACGACCTGACCCAATTGAACTATTATCACACGAACGCTGACTTCCGGCGTTTAAACATGATGACCTACATTATTGACCCGACGAATTACGATCTGGAACCCGCCCGTAACAAGAAATGGGAAGTACGTCTGGATTTCGATTATGACAAACACCTGTTCTCCGTGAATTATTTCTACGAGAAGATGACTGACGGTTTCAGAACAACCAATTACTACCGGTCTTTCCAGTATAAAAAATATGACGCCTCAACCATTGACCACACCTCATTACAGGGGCCACCGGAATTAAGTGACCTGACTTACACGAACGACACGGTGATCAGCACATACGGGAGAAACACGAACGGTAGCATGATTATCAAAAAAGGAGTTGAATTTCAATACTCGTCCAACCGTATTGAATCCATACACACCCGTCTCACGGTTACCGGGGCATGGTTCAAATCGACCTACCACAACAGCCAGCCGGTGTACAGGAAACCCAGCGTGATATTGAATGGGAAAGAATTAAAATACATCGGGTTATATCTGGACGACGACGGGTACATTCGGGAACAATTCAACACGAACTTCATGTTCGACACGTACCTGCAAAAGCTCGGACTGAATTTCGCCACTTCGGTACAATGCATGTGGTTTACCGCACAGGAGAGCATGAGAAAGAACGGGGTACCGATCAAGTACGTGGACATCAAAGGCGAAGAACACGATTACACGGCTGCCGATCAAACCGACATGGAACGCCAGCATCTGGTAGTGAACTACAACGAGGCCGCTTTCAAACGGACAACGGTTCCCGTATCCATCAACATCAATTTCTCGGCAACCAAGTATTTCAATCAAAAGATAGGACTCTCCCTGTTCGTAAACAACATACTGGACTACAATCCCAGCTACGAGGCCAACGGGGCGAAAATCAGAAGGAAAGCAGTCCCCTATTTCGGCATGGAATTGAACATCAAATTATAACACCAATATATCATAAATATGAAAAACAATTTTATCATTTTCTGTTCGCTGATCGTGACGATCTTTAGCGTGCTGTCTTGTACGGACGATAACAAAACGGTTAATACAACCGAATTTACATTAAACACAACACTTCCGGAAGGATTTGAAGAACCTAGTATATCCAATATGGTAGTAAAGTTCACCAACGTGAATACCGGACGAGTGACAAATAACACGACGTTCGAGAATAATCAAATCCACGTAACCCTTCCGGAAGGAATGTATCATATCAGCATGGAAGGTTTTATTCAATACAAGCGAGAGGGAGAAAGCCATGAAGGACTAATCCGGGGATACGAAGAATCTGTCAACATATCGGGAACGACCGCTTCTTTAGCAACCGAATTATTCATTAGCCAGACGTCTTCCGACTTCATTATCGCCGAGATATTTTTCACGGGAACGGTGACGGAAGAAGGACAACAATACAATGGAGACAAATACATTAAAATCTACAATAACACGGATAAGGTGCTGTATGCCGACGGATTATCTATTCTAGAATCAGCATTCCTAACCACAGACAAGCAAGACTACACGCCAGACATCATGAGAGAGGCTATGGCCGTAAACTCTATTCTTACCATTCCGGGAAATGGAACCGAACACCCGGTTAATCCCGGAGAATATATTATCATTGCAGATAACGGGATAAATCATCAAGCTCAAAACTCAAACTCCATCGATTTAAGTAAAGCGGATTTCGAAATCTTCTATGAAGATAGTGACGATATTGATAACCACGAAGTTCCCAACATACTGACCCCGTACGGCAAATTTGTATTCCACAATCGCGGTTTCAATAGTTACGCGATAGCTCGACTGGGAGATATCGAAAAGTTTTTACAAGACTATACTTATGATTACGAGTGGATGTTTGTCTTTGAAGAATACCAGATTCCCTGCGAGGAAAGTTGTTACAAAGTACCGAACGAAATGATTGTAGACGCTGTCAATTTAAGTGTCAAATCAGAATTCCAATGGATTGTAACCTCGCCCACGATAGATATGGGCTGGACCTACTGCGGGGTTATTGACGGGGATGAAAACCGATATGGAAAGAGCGTTCTCCGGAAAACTTTCACGACCACGGAAGACGGAAGGGAAATTCTGCAAGACACCAACAATTCAACCGAGGATTTTACCCCGGAAGCTACACCATCTTTGAAGAAATAAACACTTTATAAAAACAAAAACAACATGATCAACAAAATTTCTTACGTATTAGTATTTATGTTATTCATCTGTGCAGGATTTATTGCCTGCACGGATGATGACAAAGTAAAAATCACAGAGTTTACTTTAACACTCACAGAACCGGAAGACTTGAATGTAACAAGCATATCCGACCTACACGTCACGTTCAAGAACGTGAACACCGGAAAACAGACAACAAACACGATGACCGGAACCACAGGGAAAATCACGCTCAACGAAGGCCTTTACAATATCACCGTAGAGGGGAAAATGAATTATATCGTTGACGAGAAAACCGTTGAAGGGCAAGTAAAAGGATATAAAGAATCCGTGAATCTTGTCGGAACAACAAGCGCTGATAATATTAAATTATTCCTTTTCAACTCGAAAGCGGATTTTGTTATTGAAGAGGTCTATTTCGCCGGAAGTACGACACCGGAAGGAAAACAATATCTTGCAGATCAATATATTAAAATATACAACAATTCCGATTCCGTTTTATATGCAGACGGACTTGTTATTCTAGAATCCGCTTTTAAAACCTCCCAAAAATACGACTACACACCGGACATCATGTCACGAGCAATGGCTGTTCAATGCGTGTACGCCATTCCCGGAAACGGAAAAGACTATCCGGTACAACCCGGAAAATCTCTTTTGATTTGTGATAAAGCAATAGATCACAGAGAAGCAAACAGCAATTCTTTCGACCTAAGTAATGCAGACTTCGAATGGTATGATGACAGTGACAAAAATCCAGATATAGATAATCCACAAGTGACCAACCTTGACAAAATCTATAGCTATACAAAAACGACATGGAGTCTGCACAATCAAGGACTTTGCGCTTATGCTATTGCCCGGTTACAAGTGGATAAAAATACTTTTTTAACAGATTACACATACAAGGCTACATATATTAACGTTATAGGAGAATCCCAAGACAAGAATGCTTATCAAGTCCCCAACGCATGGATCATCGACGCGGTCAACATAAGCAACAAAGCACAATATGCTTGGAATGTAGTTGACGCATCCCTCGACATGGGATTCACCTACTGCGGGGAAGTCGCACTCGACAAAAACCGATACAACAAAAGTGTCCGCCGGAAAGTACTTTCCACCACTCCTGACGGACGCAAGATACTGAAAGACACGAATAATTCCACGGAAGACTTTGAGGCCAAGGCCACTCCGTCTTTAAAACAATAATTATTAAACCGACAAAATCATGACTTTTCGTTTCATTCTGATTTTTAGTCTTCTTTTCCAGACCTTCGGGACATGGGCGCAGGATAGCATTCCGGCAAACACCCGCGTACGGATTTACTTCTCCCCGACGGAGAGTTTCGTGTCGCAAATCTATGATAACCCGGCAATAAATTACTATGCTCACACGTTCTCCATATCGGAACTACAAATCGGTTGGGAACAACAGAATGCAAACAAGGCATTTTTGCCCCAATTAGGCTCGGAAGTTCGTAATTTCTCCTTCCACGCATTTTCTTATATGCCATTAGGAGAAAACAGCAAGACATGGGGAAACGCCTATTTTAAAAAAGGGAAAAGGGAAAAAGTAGAATGGAACGAAACGTCCGATTATTTGACGGTATATCCTTACGTGGTCGCAGACTCGGTCGGTGGGGACATGGACTTTGAAGAATATTATTTTGCCGGGGGATACGCGCAGGAACATAAACGTTTCACTTGGGGGATATATGCCAATTACCGGGCCCTTATCGAGTA
Proteins encoded in this region:
- a CDS encoding TonB-dependent receptor produces the protein MKCRFGIIEILCLLGYLSIALPIQAQSQTQFHLQGNIKDAKTNELLEFATVLLKNDSVQLHAISDTKGSFSIKNVPTGTYSLSISFIGYTPIHQSLSIHRDTTIAIALQPDNITLKDIIVTASESRGLTTSSKINRKAMELLQPSSFTDILALLPGGRTKDPALGGVNQARLREVGVSSDDYDISSLGTAFLVNGVPINTDANMQHVLGASQSDHDYYRNSTGKGVDMRMVSTDFIESVEVIRGIPSVEYGELTSGVIKIQRKAGAHPWEARIKSDPESKLVYLGKGFATNKGWIFNFGFDYLDAEIDPRNNLENYKRLSATTHMARVWKTNTRSLSWDLDLDYGQSIDDEKSDPDISYKKIDKYKSSYHRMSVSNTLNWVFTQSRHWQYVNLTAAVDYSLNKIKQTKFISLDKDTPIPDNTEEGEHDGIFLPYRYTAHLKVDGKPINAYVKTMSEFHFDLFNTTNKLKAGVEWRMSKNLGKGQVYDLTRPLYPSTSYRPRPYDEIPADHLLSFFIEDRIDIPIDRHRLIVAGGIRAFSPLNLDAEYRMQGKIYFDPRVNAQWKFPTLFLFDRQLNIQLVGGIGWQRKMPVMSQLYPEKIYYDLTQLNYYHTNADFRRLNMMTYIIDPTNYDLEPARNKKWEVRLDFDYDKHLFSVNYFYEKMTDGFRTTNYYRSFQYKKYDASTIDHTSLQGPPELSDLTYTNDTVISTYGRNTNGSMIIKKGVEFQYSSNRIESIHTRLTVTGAWFKSTYHNSQPVYRKPSVILNGKELKYIGLYLDDDGYIREQFNTNFMFDTYLQKLGLNFATSVQCMWFTAQESMRKNGVPIKYVDIKGEEHDYTAADQTDMERQHLVVNYNEAAFKRTTVPVSININFSATKYFNQKIGLSLFVNNILDYNPSYEANGAKIRRKAVPYFGMELNIKL
- a CDS encoding DUF4876 domain-containing protein yields the protein MINKISYVLVFMLFICAGFIACTDDDKVKITEFTLTLTEPEDLNVTSISDLHVTFKNVNTGKQTTNTMTGTTGKITLNEGLYNITVEGKMNYIVDEKTVEGQVKGYKESVNLVGTTSADNIKLFLFNSKADFVIEEVYFAGSTTPEGKQYLADQYIKIYNNSDSVLYADGLVILESAFKTSQKYDYTPDIMSRAMAVQCVYAIPGNGKDYPVQPGKSLLICDKAIDHREANSNSFDLSNADFEWYDDSDKNPDIDNPQVTNLDKIYSYTKTTWSLHNQGLCAYAIARLQVDKNTFLTDYTYKATYINVIGESQDKNAYQVPNAWIIDAVNISNKAQYAWNVVDASLDMGFTYCGEVALDKNRYNKSVRRKVLSTTPDGRKILKDTNNSTEDFEAKATPSLKQ
- a CDS encoding M48 family metallopeptidase, whose protein sequence is MRKLFMCVLLLAGTLTLQAQIKIGKMKIDTKKAIQAGKDAAGAITLSDEDIANMSQEYIQWMDTHNKVAAPDSELGKRLAKITANFPEIEGLKLNFAIYEVVDVNAFACGDGSIRIFAGLMELMTDDEVLAVIGHEIGHVVHQDTKHAMKNAYLRSAAKNVAGAVSETASKLTDSQLGALAEAFMGAQFSQKQEFAADDYAFDFCLQQKVDPYAMSKALTKLVELSNTGGEKASRIQQMFSTHPDSEARAARLKERADKLQK
- a CDS encoding DUF4876 domain-containing protein, translated to MKNNFIIFCSLIVTIFSVLSCTDDNKTVNTTEFTLNTTLPEGFEEPSISNMVVKFTNVNTGRVTNNTTFENNQIHVTLPEGMYHISMEGFIQYKREGESHEGLIRGYEESVNISGTTASLATELFISQTSSDFIIAEIFFTGTVTEEGQQYNGDKYIKIYNNTDKVLYADGLSILESAFLTTDKQDYTPDIMREAMAVNSILTIPGNGTEHPVNPGEYIIIADNGINHQAQNSNSIDLSKADFEIFYEDSDDIDNHEVPNILTPYGKFVFHNRGFNSYAIARLGDIEKFLQDYTYDYEWMFVFEEYQIPCEESCYKVPNEMIVDAVNLSVKSEFQWIVTSPTIDMGWTYCGVIDGDENRYGKSVLRKTFTTTEDGREILQDTNNSTEDFTPEATPSLKK